The Sporomusa termitida genome has a window encoding:
- the spoIIP gene encoding stage II sporulation protein P, with protein sequence MKSKILILLVILLITASTICYADESSSGQYTTVVDESGTPVYMTGWKMRAGDEVLTENNRRYEVVRVEGNTAHAKFIGEINLSLYDQENTGIIARLQALLQPAIARAEGNGKVAVYHTHSDESYVPTDGKESILGAGGIYKVGNAFMSSLEKKGVTVIHSEAKHDPHDDMAYERSRRTALNLIKKEQPDAVFDIHRDAVPPQVYKTSLNGEDVSKIQLVVGKYGPTGKQIEDYALQIKAASDKQHPGLVKGVFFAKGGDYNQDLHPRSMLLEVGAHTNDRESAEKGIALFADVVPAILGKSSAPTGPNAAGTTGAAGNTGLGSAAGGASGATKAMGWMLGLLVAGIAAFLFLSTGSFKEAGAKLKNFASTEFTNFLGPKAKKRRDTQPDSSQSEKEGDNK encoded by the coding sequence GTGAAAAGTAAGATACTTATACTGCTGGTAATATTGCTGATTACCGCAAGTACCATCTGCTATGCCGACGAAAGCAGCAGCGGCCAATATACAACAGTTGTTGACGAAAGTGGAACCCCGGTATATATGACCGGCTGGAAAATGCGGGCCGGCGATGAGGTGCTGACTGAGAACAACCGCCGCTATGAAGTGGTCCGGGTGGAAGGTAATACTGCTCACGCCAAATTTATCGGTGAAATCAACCTGTCTCTGTATGACCAGGAAAATACCGGCATAATCGCCCGCCTGCAAGCATTGCTCCAGCCGGCCATTGCCCGGGCTGAGGGCAATGGCAAAGTAGCTGTCTATCACACCCATTCCGATGAATCATATGTGCCTACAGATGGTAAAGAAAGTATCTTGGGCGCAGGCGGCATCTACAAAGTTGGCAATGCTTTTATGTCCTCATTAGAAAAAAAAGGCGTTACGGTCATTCATTCCGAAGCCAAGCATGACCCGCACGATGACATGGCCTATGAGCGTTCGCGCCGGACGGCCCTGAACCTGATAAAAAAAGAGCAGCCTGACGCAGTTTTCGATATTCACCGGGATGCCGTCCCCCCGCAGGTGTATAAAACCAGTCTCAATGGTGAGGATGTCAGCAAAATCCAGCTGGTTGTGGGTAAATACGGTCCGACCGGCAAACAGATTGAAGACTATGCCCTCCAGATAAAGGCGGCATCTGATAAACAGCATCCGGGCCTGGTAAAAGGAGTTTTTTTCGCCAAAGGCGGTGACTATAACCAGGATTTGCACCCTCGCTCCATGCTGCTTGAGGTAGGCGCCCACACTAATGACCGTGAGTCTGCCGAGAAAGGGATTGCCTTGTTTGCCGATGTTGTCCCGGCTATTTTAGGCAAATCCAGCGCCCCTACAGGCCCTAATGCCGCTGGCACAACCGGAGCCGCCGGCAATACCGGCCTCGGTTCGGCAGCCGGCGGGGCGTCAGGCGCAACTAAGGCTATGGGCTGGATGCTGGGATTATTAGTAGCCGGTATTGCCGCATTCTTATTCCTAAGTACCGGCAGTTTTAAAGAAGCCGGCGCCAAGCTCAAAAATTTTGCTTCCACCGAATTTACCAATTTCCTGGGTCCTAAGGCGAAAAAACGCCGTGATACCCAGCCTGATTCCAGTCAGTCTGAAAAAGAGGGCGATAACAAGTAA
- a CDS encoding DUF1614 domain-containing protein, translated as MMNMPLGMILLLVVSVLVYFGLAHRILDRMRMTDKQALLFIAAIVVGSFIDIPIMSAPMQITLNVGGAVLPILLCLYLIYKADETAERVRAIVAAILVAGVVSLGSRYLPYEPENMYLDPKLIYGFAAGLIAYLAGRSRRSAFIGGVLGIVLSDIVHIITLSGLGIPGTTAIGGAGAFDVTIIAGIVAVMIAELVGETREKLQGGPVLGPNRPEGLYEFSKELQPKESQKNEPPNSQPAGAGENTSDAGGESSEK; from the coding sequence ATGATGAATATGCCCCTTGGCATGATTTTACTTTTAGTGGTCAGCGTGCTGGTGTACTTTGGCTTAGCCCATCGGATTTTAGACCGCATGCGGATGACTGATAAACAGGCGCTACTATTTATTGCCGCTATTGTTGTCGGCAGTTTTATCGACATTCCCATTATGAGTGCGCCTATGCAGATTACACTTAATGTTGGTGGCGCGGTATTGCCTATTTTGCTCTGCCTGTACCTGATCTACAAAGCGGATGAAACTGCGGAAAGGGTCCGGGCCATTGTTGCCGCCATTCTCGTGGCCGGCGTAGTATCGCTAGGCTCACGTTATTTGCCTTATGAACCGGAAAATATGTACCTTGACCCCAAACTGATCTACGGATTTGCTGCCGGTCTGATTGCCTATCTTGCCGGCCGTTCCCGCCGGAGCGCGTTTATTGGCGGGGTACTGGGCATTGTCCTCAGTGATATTGTCCATATCATTACGCTCTCCGGGCTGGGAATTCCGGGAACTACTGCAATTGGCGGGGCCGGCGCTTTTGATGTCACCATTATTGCCGGTATAGTGGCGGTAATGATCGCCGAACTTGTTGGCGAAACCAGAGAAAAGCTGCAGGGCGGTCCGGTATTGGGTCCTAACCGGCCTGAGGGATTATATGAGTTTAGTAAAGAACTGCAGCCAAAAGAAAGCCAAAAAAACGAGCCGCCGAATTCCCAGCCGGCAGGAGCTGGTGAAAACACCTCTGACGCCGGAGGTGAAAGCAGTGAAAAGTAA
- the fni gene encoding type 2 isopentenyl-diphosphate Delta-isomerase translates to MIRQSRKLEHLKYSLLMDDGPAAAGFTDFHLLHNCLPDLAWQDIDVCTQLAGINLPQPVIINAITGGAADVADVNRQLAEFSRQTGAALAVGSQYAAIENPAAAESYKIVRRVNPDGVILANLGAYAAPDAACYAVDMIGAQAIQIHLNAGQEIIMNEGDRDFRSYLSHIEAIVKKVNVPVIVKEVGCGIGREQAKALVDIGVKAIDVGGTGGTNFLAIEAARGQLKLDAEMLSWGIPTAIAAVEAVSVTASAVDVVVSGGVRTPLDVVKALSIGGAAAAIAGPVLKTLKNNGIDGAIDWYQNFITDIKRYMLLTGAHTIRDLRSVPLVVTGFSREWLAARGINTMDFATRKKI, encoded by the coding sequence ATGATACGGCAGTCACGCAAACTGGAACATTTAAAGTATTCCCTGCTGATGGATGATGGACCGGCGGCGGCCGGCTTTACGGATTTCCACTTACTCCACAATTGTTTGCCTGACCTGGCCTGGCAGGATATTGACGTTTGCACGCAGCTGGCCGGTATAAACCTGCCCCAGCCGGTTATCATCAATGCCATTACCGGTGGTGCTGCCGATGTTGCCGATGTTAACCGCCAGCTGGCCGAATTTTCCCGGCAGACTGGCGCTGCGCTGGCCGTAGGCTCACAATACGCCGCCATTGAAAACCCGGCGGCAGCCGAATCGTATAAAATTGTCCGCCGGGTTAATCCGGACGGTGTAATTCTGGCCAATTTAGGAGCCTATGCCGCCCCTGATGCCGCCTGTTATGCGGTTGATATGATTGGCGCCCAGGCAATTCAGATTCATCTTAATGCCGGTCAGGAAATTATCATGAATGAAGGCGACCGTGACTTCCGCAGCTATTTGTCACATATCGAAGCAATCGTAAAAAAAGTCAACGTGCCGGTGATCGTCAAAGAGGTAGGCTGCGGTATCGGCCGCGAGCAAGCCAAGGCGCTTGTTGATATTGGCGTAAAGGCCATTGACGTTGGTGGTACAGGCGGTACTAATTTTCTGGCCATTGAAGCAGCCCGGGGGCAGTTAAAGCTGGACGCGGAGATGCTGTCCTGGGGAATTCCCACTGCCATTGCGGCCGTGGAAGCGGTGTCTGTAACCGCGTCCGCCGTTGATGTTGTGGTTTCCGGCGGGGTGAGGACACCGCTGGATGTTGTCAAAGCATTGTCCATCGGGGGGGCGGCGGCCGCCATTGCCGGCCCGGTCTTAAAGACGCTTAAAAATAACGGCATTGACGGAGCGATCGACTGGTATCAGAACTTTATCACCGATATAAAGCGCTACATGCTGCTGACAGGAGCCCATACTATCCGGGATTTACGGTCGGTTCCCCTCGTTGTCACCGGCTTTAGCCGGGAATGGCTGGCAGCCAGGGGTATTAATACGATGGATTTTGCCACACGTAAAAAAATATGA
- a CDS encoding bifunctional 4-hydroxy-3-methylbut-2-enyl diphosphate reductase/30S ribosomal protein S1, whose amino-acid sequence MKIYLAENRGFCYGVKRAIDLAVHAADTNCPVYTLGPIIHNPQMVDQLQEMGIGVAARLEDIATGKVIIRSHGVGPEIYCQAEAKQLTVVDATCPHVKKAQQAAQALLKAGCRVVIVGERHHPEVQSILGWANNEADVVETPLEAQALPYHSRLGVVAQTTFAAAEFDAIVAILQGKCDECKVERTICTATDLRQQAAVNLARNVDSMIIVGGRSSANTARLASVCRTAGTPAYHIESASELKAEWFAGLQTVGITAGASTPDWVIEEVYKKMEAMNMTDVVKLETGTIVTGTIVGVRHDEVFVDIGYKAEGVIPLAELAYPAPQTAIDAVSVGQVIEVLVVDNDSADGQVKLSKVQADRLTAWAKLGQALAAGQPVESTITGTVKGGVTAAVFGVRGFIPASQLDLKFVENLEPFVGQTLQAIPIEVDQDKHKAVLSRRQLLAQEKQAREKELLAKLNVGQTITGKVSRLANFGAFVDIGGIDGLIHISDLSWQRIKTPQEIVNVGDEVTVVILKIDAEAKKLSLSLKDIERDPWYSTVDTLTIGSIVSGTVTKLAKFGAFVKIKNGIEGLVHISEMAERRVANPEEVVSTGEQVAVKILSIDKDNKRIGLSMLQAEQDKERAEFSDYLSTRAPASGVTLGDKFGHLFKRED is encoded by the coding sequence ATGAAAATCTATCTAGCCGAAAACCGGGGGTTTTGCTATGGTGTAAAACGCGCTATTGACCTCGCTGTGCATGCCGCTGACACTAACTGCCCGGTATATACACTGGGGCCAATCATCCATAATCCGCAGATGGTTGATCAATTGCAAGAAATGGGAATCGGGGTCGCCGCCAGGCTCGAAGACATAGCTACAGGTAAAGTCATTATCCGCTCTCATGGTGTTGGTCCTGAGATATACTGCCAAGCCGAGGCCAAGCAGCTGACTGTAGTTGATGCCACCTGCCCGCATGTAAAAAAAGCGCAGCAGGCCGCCCAGGCATTGTTAAAGGCCGGCTGCCGGGTAGTTATTGTCGGCGAACGGCACCATCCTGAAGTGCAAAGTATCCTGGGCTGGGCCAATAATGAGGCCGATGTTGTTGAAACCCCGCTGGAAGCACAAGCACTGCCCTATCACTCCCGGCTGGGGGTAGTGGCTCAGACTACGTTCGCCGCTGCAGAATTTGATGCTATTGTTGCCATTTTGCAGGGAAAGTGTGATGAATGTAAAGTTGAGCGCACCATCTGCACGGCAACCGATCTTCGGCAGCAGGCAGCGGTTAACCTGGCCCGAAATGTTGATAGTATGATTATCGTTGGGGGCAGAAGCAGTGCCAATACTGCCCGTCTGGCCAGTGTCTGCCGGACAGCCGGTACACCGGCTTATCATATTGAATCAGCCAGTGAGCTTAAAGCGGAGTGGTTTGCCGGCCTGCAAACTGTGGGCATAACCGCCGGTGCATCGACCCCTGATTGGGTTATTGAGGAGGTATATAAAAAAATGGAAGCAATGAATATGACTGATGTTGTTAAACTGGAAACCGGCACAATCGTAACAGGAACTATTGTTGGTGTCCGCCATGATGAGGTGTTTGTTGATATCGGTTATAAGGCCGAGGGGGTTATTCCGCTGGCCGAGCTGGCTTATCCAGCCCCGCAGACAGCCATAGACGCTGTAAGCGTGGGTCAAGTCATTGAGGTACTGGTGGTGGATAACGACAGTGCTGATGGTCAGGTTAAACTGTCCAAGGTACAGGCTGACAGGCTGACGGCCTGGGCTAAGCTGGGTCAGGCCTTGGCGGCCGGCCAGCCCGTTGAGTCCACAATTACCGGGACCGTAAAAGGCGGTGTGACTGCTGCCGTATTCGGGGTAAGAGGTTTTATTCCCGCCTCGCAGCTTGATCTCAAATTTGTGGAAAACTTAGAGCCCTTTGTGGGGCAGACGCTCCAGGCTATCCCGATTGAAGTGGATCAGGATAAGCATAAGGCGGTTCTTTCCCGCCGGCAGTTATTAGCCCAGGAAAAACAAGCGCGGGAAAAAGAACTGTTGGCCAAATTGAATGTTGGTCAGACAATTACCGGGAAAGTCAGCCGGCTTGCCAATTTTGGGGCGTTTGTCGATATCGGTGGCATTGACGGATTGATCCATATTTCCGACTTATCCTGGCAACGCATCAAGACACCACAGGAAATTGTCAATGTCGGTGATGAGGTTACGGTTGTGATCCTCAAAATTGACGCTGAGGCAAAAAAACTGTCGCTTAGTTTAAAGGATATAGAACGTGATCCCTGGTATTCCACAGTCGATACCCTGACTATCGGCAGCATCGTCAGTGGCACGGTTACCAAACTGGCCAAATTTGGGGCCTTTGTTAAAATCAAGAACGGTATTGAGGGTTTGGTACATATCTCGGAAATGGCGGAACGCCGGGTGGCAAATCCGGAAGAGGTGGTAAGCACCGGCGAGCAGGTAGCGGTCAAGATACTCAGCATTGATAAGGACAATAAACGGATCGGCCTTAGCATGCTACAGGCCGAACAGGATAAAGAACGGGCTGAATTCAGCGACTACCTCTCAACCCGGGCGCCGGCATCAGGGGTTACGCTGGGGGATAAGTTTGGTCATCTATTCAAACGGGAGGACTAG
- a CDS encoding carbon starvation CstA family protein: MNSVSLLVISVCVYILAYRYYSAFIAAKVLALNDDNITPAYRCNDGREFVPTNKWVLFGHHFAAIAGAGPLVGPVLAAQYGWGPGFMWILLGSVFAGAVHDFIILFASVRHNGQSLAVIARREVGPITGITTSLSVFFIIIVALAGLAIVVVNALFKNPWGVYTLFMTIPIAIIVGLYMFKIVPGSIRAGSIGGFILVMAAVITGHWLSPGQPWAGLAGIFDLTKQQLSVALPVYGFFAAVLPVWLLLAPRDYLSSYMKIGTVLALALGILIVQPSINMPMTTQFMDGGGPIIPGPWWPYVFITIACGAISGFHSLISSGTTPKMIELESQARIIAYGGMLTEGFVAVMALISAVVLMPGDYFAINSPAAVFAKLGIPTVEINELSRLVQMDVAHRPGGAVSLAVGMAHIFSSIGGMQHLMSYWYQFAIMFEALFILTTIDAGTRVARYILQDILGTYMYSPLKQTNWWPGILFTSFLVTYCWGYLLYSGDVASIWPLFGVANQLLAVIALAIGTTIILKIAPKKSYAWVTFAPLCFLAVTVITAGIMNVQMFFKRGDTLGNTNGTISIVLIILVIITLLDSIRLWLTLLKTDKPVGMNTEISILSCPVDTTKPNIPS; encoded by the coding sequence ATGAATTCAGTGAGTCTGTTGGTAATTTCTGTTTGTGTTTACATTTTAGCCTACCGCTATTATTCGGCTTTCATTGCCGCCAAGGTCCTGGCCTTAAATGACGACAATATAACGCCGGCCTACCGTTGTAATGATGGCCGCGAGTTTGTACCCACCAATAAATGGGTATTGTTCGGTCATCATTTTGCGGCCATTGCCGGTGCCGGCCCGCTTGTGGGTCCGGTGCTCGCCGCCCAGTATGGCTGGGGTCCCGGCTTTATGTGGATTCTATTGGGTTCAGTTTTTGCCGGTGCAGTGCATGATTTTATTATTCTGTTTGCCTCTGTCCGTCACAATGGCCAGTCATTGGCTGTGATTGCCCGGCGGGAGGTCGGTCCCATAACGGGGATAACCACCTCGCTGTCGGTTTTCTTCATTATCATTGTTGCCCTTGCCGGTCTTGCCATCGTTGTTGTCAATGCTTTGTTTAAAAATCCCTGGGGTGTGTACACACTCTTTATGACAATCCCCATTGCGATTATTGTTGGTTTATATATGTTCAAAATTGTTCCCGGCTCAATCCGTGCCGGCTCGATTGGCGGTTTTATCCTGGTAATGGCGGCAGTCATTACCGGACACTGGCTAAGCCCGGGACAACCGTGGGCCGGTTTGGCCGGTATCTTTGACCTGACCAAACAGCAATTGTCAGTTGCCCTGCCTGTTTATGGCTTCTTTGCCGCAGTTTTGCCGGTATGGCTGCTGTTAGCCCCGCGTGATTATCTCAGTTCCTATATGAAAATAGGCACAGTGCTGGCTCTGGCCCTGGGCATCCTTATCGTCCAGCCCAGTATCAACATGCCGATGACCACCCAGTTTATGGACGGCGGCGGACCGATTATTCCCGGACCGTGGTGGCCGTACGTTTTTATTACGATTGCCTGTGGCGCGATCTCCGGTTTCCACTCACTCATCAGTTCCGGTACAACACCTAAGATGATCGAGCTTGAATCGCAAGCCCGCATCATTGCTTATGGCGGCATGCTCACCGAAGGGTTTGTGGCCGTAATGGCTCTGATTTCGGCGGTAGTGCTCATGCCCGGTGACTATTTCGCCATCAACAGCCCGGCGGCGGTATTTGCCAAACTGGGAATACCGACTGTGGAAATAAACGAATTATCACGCCTGGTACAGATGGATGTTGCCCATCGCCCCGGCGGGGCCGTCTCGCTGGCAGTCGGCATGGCTCATATCTTTTCCAGTATTGGCGGCATGCAACATCTGATGAGCTATTGGTACCAATTTGCCATTATGTTTGAGGCGTTATTCATCCTGACCACAATTGACGCCGGGACCCGCGTCGCCCGTTATATCCTGCAGGATATTCTGGGAACCTACATGTATAGCCCTCTTAAACAAACAAACTGGTGGCCCGGTATTCTCTTTACCAGTTTCCTGGTCACTTATTGCTGGGGTTACCTGCTGTATAGCGGGGACGTTGCCAGCATTTGGCCGCTGTTTGGTGTGGCTAACCAGCTCTTAGCCGTTATCGCTTTAGCGATCGGCACGACCATTATCTTAAAGATTGCTCCGAAAAAATCCTATGCCTGGGTAACCTTTGCCCCGCTTTGCTTTTTGGCAGTCACGGTAATTACTGCCGGCATCATGAATGTACAAATGTTCTTTAAGCGGGGCGATACCCTTGGCAATACCAACGGCACTATCAGTATCGTTTTGATCATTCTGGTAATAATTACCTTATTGGATTCCATCCGGCTTTGGCTTACTTTGCTGAAAACGGATAAGCCGGTCGGCATGAACACCGAAATATCAATCCTATCCTGTCCTGTTGATACCACCAAGCCTAATATCCCCAGCTAA
- a CDS encoding LytR/AlgR family response regulator transcription factor → MVDQVRSIQVMVVDDEEPARSELRYLLEQFEDIEIIGEFDNGEDASRAAAVLAPQVIFIDIDMPGLNGMQTAEQVTHGPAVPLLVFATAHEEFAVRAFELNAVDYLLKPFSAKRIAKCIEKVRSLLTATRTATLKKREAGGIQLHSLQKLAIEHNGKAYVIDTRDIIAVYCTEGQLSIQLADKCYYSNMSLQDLQSRLDDRLFFRTHRSYLVNIEKIREMIPWFNGTYNLILEGFGRDVPVSRQQVPKLKKLFGL, encoded by the coding sequence ATGGTTGACCAGGTACGTTCAATACAGGTAATGGTGGTTGATGATGAAGAACCGGCCCGCAGCGAGTTGCGCTATTTATTGGAACAATTCGAGGATATTGAAATTATCGGCGAGTTTGACAATGGTGAGGACGCCAGCCGGGCTGCAGCGGTGCTTGCGCCCCAGGTAATTTTTATAGACATTGACATGCCGGGCTTAAATGGTATGCAAACCGCTGAACAGGTTACTCATGGCCCGGCCGTGCCGCTGCTGGTTTTTGCCACCGCGCATGAAGAATTTGCCGTCAGAGCGTTTGAGCTTAATGCCGTAGATTACTTATTAAAACCGTTTTCCGCCAAAAGGATAGCCAAATGTATCGAAAAAGTCCGCAGCCTTCTGACTGCAACAAGGACAGCCACGCTAAAAAAACGCGAAGCCGGGGGTATACAGCTTCACAGCCTGCAAAAACTTGCCATTGAGCACAATGGCAAAGCCTATGTAATAGATACCAGGGATATCATTGCTGTATATTGTACAGAAGGCCAGCTATCCATACAATTGGCAGATAAATGCTACTATTCGAATATGTCGCTGCAGGATCTCCAGTCCCGGCTGGATGACCGGTTATTCTTTCGCACTCATCGCTCTTATCTTGTTAATATTGAAAAGATCAGGGAAATGATTCCCTGGTTTAATGGCACATACAATCTGATTTTAGAGGGCTTTGGCCGGGATGTGCCTGTCAGCCGTCAACAGGTTCCCAAACTAAAAAAATTATTTGGCTTATAA
- a CDS encoding sensor histidine kinase translates to MDNSTLELLADNLSVILVQRIAIIAVFAYVLSHTQAFRLIFKENTTYREKLTLIFVFSLVSIAGTYFGIPIKGALANVRDTGTIVAGLLAGPLVGTVTGLISGLHRIYLGGFTAAECGITTMLGGMLAGYIHIKTKPKNPEWITGIITGVGVILLSMGLILLFAKPYAAAQSLVASIIVPMSLANAIGIAVFMMIMHNAREHQTKIAALQTHKALNIANATLPYFRQGLNPASAEKVAMNILTMTSAAAVAITDLKQVLNHSGLGSDHHAKGKQVFTKLTKACLQRGQVTVAQTQAEIGCNVPACPLKSAIVVPLYCRDDLVGTLKIYYAREEALTALDIEFAQGLGQVFSTQLELAALQHKAELTAKAELKALRAQINPHFLFNALNTIVSFCRTNPENARNLLIELSEFFRRSLKSARDFVTLREELEHVESYLALEQARFGHRLIIKQRIAPDTLTLLIPAFILQPLVENAVKHGLLAKANGGTVELSAHKNGPQLVISISDTGLGIPPAVKEQILEYGYGKGAGVGLTNVSERLKAIYGSKHSLIIHSVEGQGTTVVLHIPVDAEVMVNG, encoded by the coding sequence ATGGATAACAGCACACTGGAGCTACTGGCTGACAATTTATCGGTTATATTGGTACAGCGTATTGCCATCATTGCCGTTTTTGCGTATGTACTATCACATACGCAGGCATTTCGCCTGATTTTTAAGGAAAACACGACCTACCGGGAGAAGCTGACCCTGATCTTTGTTTTTTCCTTAGTTTCCATTGCCGGTACGTATTTTGGCATACCGATAAAAGGCGCCCTGGCCAATGTCCGGGATACCGGTACAATTGTGGCCGGTCTCTTAGCCGGTCCGCTGGTAGGTACTGTTACCGGACTGATCAGCGGCCTGCACCGCATTTATCTGGGGGGATTTACTGCTGCTGAGTGTGGTATCACAACCATGCTCGGCGGTATGCTGGCCGGGTATATCCATATAAAAACAAAACCTAAAAACCCGGAATGGATCACCGGGATTATCACCGGTGTCGGGGTTATCCTGCTCAGTATGGGACTTATTCTGTTGTTTGCCAAACCATATGCTGCCGCTCAGTCACTGGTTGCCAGCATTATTGTGCCAATGTCGCTGGCTAATGCCATCGGTATTGCGGTTTTTATGATGATTATGCATAATGCCAGAGAGCATCAGACTAAGATTGCCGCCTTGCAAACACATAAGGCCTTAAATATTGCCAATGCGACTTTACCCTATTTCCGTCAAGGTCTGAATCCGGCATCGGCCGAGAAGGTGGCCATGAATATACTGACGATGACTTCAGCCGCTGCCGTTGCCATTACGGATCTGAAGCAGGTTTTAAACCACTCTGGCCTGGGGAGTGATCACCACGCTAAAGGCAAGCAGGTGTTTACTAAACTCACCAAAGCCTGCTTACAGCGGGGCCAGGTCACGGTGGCCCAAACCCAGGCCGAAATTGGCTGTAATGTTCCGGCCTGCCCGCTTAAATCGGCTATAGTGGTACCACTATACTGCCGTGACGATCTGGTCGGCACGCTAAAGATTTATTATGCCCGGGAAGAAGCACTAACAGCGCTGGATATCGAGTTTGCCCAGGGGTTAGGCCAGGTATTCAGTACTCAGCTTGAGCTGGCAGCTTTGCAGCATAAGGCTGAATTAACGGCGAAAGCAGAGCTTAAAGCCCTCAGGGCCCAGATTAATCCGCATTTCTTATTTAATGCCTTAAACACGATTGTTTCTTTCTGCCGGACCAACCCGGAAAACGCCCGTAATCTGCTGATTGAACTGAGTGAGTTTTTCCGCCGCAGCCTAAAGTCTGCCCGCGATTTTGTTACCCTCAGAGAAGAGCTGGAGCATGTTGAATCCTATCTGGCCCTGGAGCAGGCGCGCTTTGGCCATAGGTTGATTATTAAGCAGCGTATTGCCCCAGATACCTTGACCCTATTAATCCCCGCCTTTATCCTGCAGCCGCTGGTTGAAAATGCGGTTAAGCACGGGCTGTTAGCCAAAGCTAACGGGGGCACGGTAGAACTTTCCGCCCATAAAAACGGGCCGCAGCTTGTCATTTCCATAAGCGACACCGGGCTTGGCATACCGCCGGCCGTTAAAGAGCAAATACTGGAATATGGCTACGGCAAAGGGGCCGGGGTTGGTCTGACTAATGTCAGTGAGCGGCTGAAGGCTATTTACGGGTCTAAGCATTCCCTGATTATTCATAGTGTGGAGGGCCAGGGGACAACAGTAGTACTTCACATTCCCGTTGATGCGGAGGTTATGGTTAATGGTTGA
- a CDS encoding lysophospholipid acyltransferase family protein: MYKLLCLLLGAIFSIFFRWRVIGAENIPATGGVIIAANHISLWDPPVLGTALPRRIHFMAKEELFTNPVLGWLISRLGAFPVKRGIADRTAIRTALSLLENGSVLGLFPEGTRSKTGVLGAPEPGLAMLAVKAGVPVVPAAIIGTNKVLRDGHLFPQFRVIFGEPLYLSRATAGKVSLEVLSGKVMGEIDRLLKNESGIVK, translated from the coding sequence GTGTATAAATTGTTGTGCTTGCTATTAGGTGCCATTTTCTCGATTTTTTTTCGCTGGCGAGTGATTGGTGCCGAAAATATTCCGGCCACAGGCGGTGTCATTATTGCGGCCAACCATATAAGCCTCTGGGATCCACCGGTTCTTGGCACCGCCCTCCCCCGGCGGATTCATTTTATGGCGAAGGAAGAGCTTTTTACCAACCCTGTTTTGGGCTGGCTAATTTCCCGCCTGGGCGCTTTTCCGGTCAAGCGCGGTATCGCCGACAGGACGGCAATTCGCACCGCCTTATCCCTGCTGGAAAACGGCTCGGTCCTGGGCTTGTTTCCTGAGGGTACACGCAGCAAAACCGGGGTTTTGGGCGCTCCGGAACCAGGCCTGGCCATGTTGGCCGTAAAAGCCGGCGTACCGGTTGTACCGGCCGCAATCATCGGTACTAACAAAGTCCTGCGGGACGGCCATTTATTCCCTCAATTCAGGGTGATATTCGGTGAACCACTTTACCTGTCCAGGGCTACTGCCGGTAAAGTTAGTCTGGAAGTTTTGAGCGGTAAGGTAATGGGTGAGATTGACCGCTTGCTGAAGAACGAAAGCGGTATTGTAAAATAA
- the cmk gene encoding (d)CMP kinase, with translation MKRLIIAIDGPAGAGKSTVAKLAAQQLGYTYIDTGAMYRAVAWQVLQAGLEPDNKTVAALAASLDLKLTYVNGKTAVAVNGRDITEAIRTPEVNRLVSRVAQVQALREIMLTLQRGLAAEGGVVMDGRDIGTHVLPNADIKIFLTASISERAQRRWQELTAKGYTLALAELENEIKTRDKADCEREFAPLAAAADAVFIDTTELSIQATVEKILELCKERQECV, from the coding sequence ATGAAGCGCTTAATTATTGCAATTGACGGACCCGCAGGGGCAGGCAAAAGCACGGTAGCCAAGCTGGCTGCTCAGCAGCTGGGGTATACATATATTGATACCGGGGCAATGTACCGGGCTGTTGCCTGGCAGGTCTTACAGGCCGGCCTTGAACCTGATAATAAAACAGTGGCCGCTCTGGCTGCCAGCCTTGATTTGAAACTGACATATGTAAATGGTAAAACAGCAGTAGCCGTTAATGGCCGGGACATTACCGAGGCCATCCGTACCCCGGAGGTTAACCGCCTGGTTTCCAGGGTCGCACAAGTCCAGGCACTTAGGGAAATCATGCTCACACTGCAGCGCGGTCTGGCGGCTGAAGGCGGGGTTGTTATGGATGGCCGGGATATTGGCACACATGTTTTGCCGAACGCCGACATAAAAATATTTTTAACAGCGTCGATTTCCGAACGGGCCCAACGGCGTTGGCAGGAACTAACGGCCAAAGGCTATACCCTGGCGTTAGCTGAACTGGAAAACGAAATCAAAACCCGGGATAAGGCCGATTGCGAGCGCGAGTTTGCCCCCCTGGCTGCGGCCGCCGATGCGGTTTTCATCGATACTACCGAGTTATCTATTCAGGCTACTGTGGAAAAAATACTGGAGCTTTGCAAGGAGAGACAGGAATGTGTATAA